Proteins encoded by one window of Chryseobacterium foetidum:
- a CDS encoding type VI secretion system baseplate subunit TssF, whose translation MNLDQNIYSKESVKARMLQNATKIWGVKSPQSLDPFVKLLIDAFSTEIFKTNNEVQSVNSRILEKLSKLLTPNIYTHPFPAHAIAFVNPSEISEKLWEHTEFFFKKTIASSIKGESDRQVSIPFTPIDSVVLNKLQTSVMIVGNTCYGIDEKLNKIPMGRIQSKIEDYRKITIGIDASHLKGEKFPKHLSLYCSNPSFEHLDYVFKLLPFTEITSNGNEIAVRGGLSYEKNVSYQGYEEIFNEQSIRTKIKTSLKNIYEQKFIEIIGLSDKLLLENVLPQEIQHLSELESLQNFVSGKNMLWLTIKFPPQFTAEILDNFSFVLNAFPVYNRGWKKTEYSLDVMGNNIPLITDVGEHFLYVDEVQDGDGNYYQEIPFTPNDHLKKGLYTVRKGGMERFNNRNAVDMIANVLELTRDEITAFSLLNRDNVKTVLNEISGQMKTMMQKINNVRQNTRQDFNYVILEPLENSKHTFAAFWYTNCTLANQMRPGTELSNQKKSQFMTLLTESLGGAEEQTGTDSIQAFKFALTSTDKIITIQDVKNYCEMVLKDELKEIRVTRGTMISSKPKEGFIRTVQITIIPQNYAFYGKRYWDNMAGVLKNQIISRAIDGLEYILEVKDEDDLIN comes from the coding sequence ATGAATCTGGATCAAAATATATATTCAAAAGAATCTGTAAAAGCACGAATGTTGCAGAACGCTACCAAAATCTGGGGCGTAAAAAGTCCGCAGTCTCTGGATCCTTTTGTGAAATTGCTGATCGATGCTTTCAGTACCGAAATATTTAAAACCAACAACGAAGTACAGTCGGTGAACAGCCGTATTCTAGAGAAACTTTCCAAACTTCTTACTCCAAATATTTACACCCATCCTTTTCCGGCACACGCGATTGCCTTTGTGAACCCTTCTGAAATTTCGGAAAAACTCTGGGAGCATACCGAGTTTTTTTTCAAGAAAACAATTGCTTCCAGCATCAAAGGCGAGTCTGACAGACAGGTAAGTATTCCGTTTACGCCGATAGATTCTGTTGTTTTAAACAAATTGCAGACTTCAGTGATGATTGTTGGTAACACCTGCTATGGCATCGATGAGAAGCTCAATAAAATCCCAATGGGGAGAATTCAGAGTAAGATTGAAGACTACCGAAAAATCACCATCGGAATCGATGCAAGCCATTTGAAAGGTGAGAAGTTCCCGAAACATTTGAGTCTGTACTGCTCAAATCCTTCTTTTGAGCATCTGGATTATGTTTTTAAACTATTACCGTTTACCGAAATTACTTCCAATGGAAATGAAATTGCCGTGCGTGGCGGTCTTTCCTATGAGAAGAATGTTTCGTATCAGGGTTATGAAGAAATCTTTAACGAACAGTCGATCAGAACTAAAATTAAGACTTCACTTAAGAATATTTACGAACAGAAATTTATAGAAATTATTGGACTTTCTGACAAACTTTTGCTTGAAAATGTTCTTCCTCAGGAAATTCAGCATTTATCTGAACTTGAATCTCTTCAGAATTTTGTTTCAGGTAAAAATATGCTTTGGCTGACCATAAAATTTCCACCACAGTTTACTGCTGAGATTTTAGATAATTTTTCTTTTGTTTTAAATGCTTTTCCGGTGTACAACAGAGGCTGGAAAAAAACCGAATACAGTTTGGATGTGATGGGAAACAATATTCCTCTCATTACCGATGTCGGCGAGCATTTTCTTTACGTAGATGAAGTGCAGGACGGCGATGGAAACTATTATCAGGAAATTCCGTTTACTCCGAATGATCATTTGAAAAAAGGACTTTATACCGTAAGAAAAGGCGGAATGGAGCGTTTCAACAACCGAAATGCTGTCGATATGATTGCCAATGTTCTGGAATTGACAAGAGACGAAATCACGGCATTTTCTCTTTTAAACAGAGACAATGTGAAAACGGTTCTCAATGAAATTTCCGGGCAGATGAAAACCATGATGCAGAAAATCAATAACGTAAGACAAAATACCAGACAGGATTTTAATTACGTGATTCTTGAGCCTCTGGAAAATTCAAAGCATACTTTTGCGGCTTTTTGGTACACCAACTGTACTTTGGCCAATCAAATGAGACCGGGAACAGAACTTTCAAATCAGAAAAAATCACAGTTTATGACGCTTCTCACAGAAAGTTTGGGAGGGGCAGAAGAGCAGACGGGGACAGACAGCATTCAGGCTTTTAAATTTGCTTTAACATCAACCGACAAAATTATTACCATTCAGGATGTGAAAAATTATTGCGAAATGGTATTGAAAGATGAACTGAAGGAAATTCGGGTGACGCGCGGAACGATGATCAGCAGTAAGCCAAAAGAAGGTTTCATCCGAACAGTCCAGATTACAATTATCCCACAGAATTATGCTTTCTACGGCAAAAGATATTGGGATAATATGGCGGGAGTTTTGAAAAATCAAATTATTTCCCGTGCTATCGATGGCTTGGAATACATTTTGGAAGTGAAAGACGAGGATGATTTAATCAACTAA
- a CDS encoding META domain-containing protein, with the protein MKKYILGLLGAATIVSCGTMGGSSSSSKVGKTQASISNTKWVLADKVKGTVPTLNIEGSKINGNGGCNRFFGTVAMDAQSGTFTPSGVGSTKMACENMSVENNYLGALQKVNKYVVTDSSLELYQDSLLLLKFNKAE; encoded by the coding sequence ATGAAAAAGTATATCTTAGGTCTTTTGGGAGCTGCGACGATTGTTTCCTGCGGAACGATGGGAGGAAGTTCTTCTTCATCGAAAGTAGGTAAAACACAGGCTTCTATCTCCAATACCAAATGGGTTTTGGCTGACAAGGTAAAAGGAACGGTGCCAACATTGAACATTGAAGGCAGCAAAATCAACGGAAACGGTGGCTGTAACAGATTTTTCGGAACTGTGGCGATGGATGCACAGTCAGGAACGTTTACACCTTCAGGAGTTGGTTCTACAAAAATGGCCTGCGAAAATATGAGTGTTGAAAACAATTACCTCGGAGCTTTGCAAAAAGTGAATAAATATGTGGTAACAGATTCCAGTTTAGAACTTTATCAGGACAGCTTATTGCTTTTAAAATTCAACAAAGCGGAGTAG
- a CDS encoding endonuclease/exonuclease/phosphatase family protein: MWELYFVLSILIVLFSVLPKIPSTYWVFRVPDFGKIQVFVIAVLTFGFGFFLEKDLTWKIFQGILLLLIIYHGIVLIKYTPLYLIKDHKPSDKASKPLQFISANVYQFNTDFKQFINLINHCKPDVFLTMESNGDWENAFKVLEKDYPFQHKVTLENTYGMHFYSKLEISESKTHFFVADDIPSIEAHLKTTDGFEFVFFGVHPPPPSPTEEKTSKERDGDLLSTAKRVKEIHKPVIVVGDFNNVAWSKSSVLFRKTSELLDPRIGHAFVSTFHAKYRFFRFPIDLMFHSEEIFIDTLKTLDNFGSDHLPVYCKFKIDHVNDDQEERIDSADAEEKAEAEEMIEEGKKEDGERDAIVTE; encoded by the coding sequence ATGTGGGAACTATATTTTGTACTGAGTATTTTAATCGTTTTATTTTCCGTTCTTCCAAAAATTCCCAGCACCTACTGGGTTTTTCGCGTTCCGGATTTTGGCAAGATTCAGGTTTTTGTAATCGCAGTACTCACGTTTGGATTTGGATTTTTCCTTGAAAAAGATTTAACATGGAAAATATTTCAGGGAATTCTGTTGCTTCTCATCATCTATCACGGAATTGTGCTGATTAAATACACGCCGCTCTACCTTATCAAAGACCATAAACCTTCAGATAAAGCTTCAAAGCCACTGCAGTTTATTTCGGCAAATGTGTATCAGTTTAATACAGATTTTAAACAGTTTATCAATCTTATTAACCACTGTAAACCGGATGTTTTTCTTACCATGGAAAGCAATGGCGACTGGGAAAATGCGTTTAAAGTTCTTGAAAAGGACTATCCGTTTCAGCACAAAGTAACATTGGAAAACACGTATGGAATGCACTTTTATTCCAAACTTGAAATTTCCGAATCCAAAACACATTTTTTTGTTGCAGACGATATTCCGAGCATTGAGGCACATTTGAAAACAACTGACGGTTTTGAATTCGTATTTTTCGGAGTTCATCCGCCGCCCCCGAGTCCTACAGAAGAAAAAACATCTAAAGAAAGAGATGGCGACCTTCTCAGCACGGCAAAAAGAGTGAAGGAAATTCACAAACCCGTCATCGTGGTTGGAGATTTTAATAATGTGGCTTGGTCTAAATCTTCCGTTCTCTTCAGGAAAACAAGTGAACTGCTGGATCCTAGAATCGGGCACGCCTTTGTTTCCACATTTCATGCAAAATACAGATTTTTCAGATTTCCGATTGACCTGATGTTTCACAGTGAAGAAATTTTTATTGATACTTTAAAAACTCTGGATAATTTTGGTTCAGACCACCTTCCTGTCTACTGTAAATTTAAAATTGATCATGTGAATGATGATCAGGAAGAAAGAATTGATTCTGCAGATGCCGAAGAAAAAGCTGAAGCCGAAGAAATGATTGAAGAAGGAAAAAAAGAAGATGGTGAAAGAGATGCCATTGTTACCGAATAA
- a CDS encoding M13 family metallopeptidase, whose amino-acid sequence MKKLTLSLVLLAGTFAVNAQKSAKPVTEAGLELNYMDKNVRPQDDFYNFVNGSWMKTAKIPSDKPTWGSFNKLADDTDNNSMTILNSLLKDKFAEGSEGKKIQDLYATYMNMEKRNADGIKPIQANISKIDAIKNLTDLQNYLTSVTKEGENNFYGWGVYSDLKNSNMNAVYLGDASLGMGRDYYQKVDAKNTEALAEYEKYVASMLKELGYTNADAAAKGIVEYEKSIAKNLLTNEQSRDNNLQYNPKTMAELKTLVKNVDLPAYLKKVGVNTDRVIISELGYYKNFDQLVNAKTLPVIKDYLKFHMISGNASYLSEKLGNAKFAFYGKYLRGQQEQRALNKRGFELINGSLGEAFGKLYVEKYFPAEAKAQMVELIDYLKKSFVVHINGLSWMSSTTKVKALEKLNKFTVKVAYPDKWKDYSKLKITPESKGGNLYANLQNIGEWQYGKSLEKIGKPVDKTEWGMTPQTVNAYYNPVNNEIVFPAAILQPPFFNPKADAAVNFGGIGAVIGHEISHGFDDSGAQFDADGNLVDWWTPEDKANFEKATKALAAQYDKYEPVKGTFVNGTFTNGENIADLGGVNIAYDALQMYLKDKGNPGTISGYTQDQRFFLSWATVWRTLSSEKYMINQVKTDPHSPGYFRSFAPLMNVDAFYKAFDVKKGDKLYKAPEERIKIW is encoded by the coding sequence ATGAAAAAACTGACATTATCTTTAGTTCTATTGGCAGGAACTTTTGCTGTAAATGCACAGAAGTCTGCCAAACCGGTTACAGAAGCAGGTTTGGAACTGAATTATATGGATAAAAACGTTCGTCCGCAGGATGACTTTTACAATTTTGTAAACGGAAGCTGGATGAAAACGGCGAAAATCCCTTCTGATAAACCAACGTGGGGAAGCTTCAACAAACTGGCTGACGATACCGACAACAATTCGATGACGATTTTGAATTCTCTTTTGAAGGATAAATTTGCAGAAGGAAGTGAAGGCAAAAAAATTCAGGATTTGTATGCGACATACATGAACATGGAGAAGAGAAATGCTGACGGGATAAAGCCTATTCAAGCCAATATTTCTAAAATCGACGCCATCAAAAATCTTACTGATCTTCAGAATTATTTAACTTCTGTAACGAAGGAGGGCGAAAATAATTTCTACGGATGGGGCGTTTATTCTGACCTTAAAAACTCAAATATGAACGCTGTTTACCTTGGTGACGCTTCATTGGGAATGGGAAGAGATTACTACCAGAAAGTAGATGCAAAAAATACGGAAGCATTGGCAGAATACGAAAAGTATGTTGCTTCCATGCTGAAAGAATTGGGTTATACCAACGCTGACGCAGCTGCTAAAGGAATTGTGGAGTATGAAAAGAGCATTGCCAAAAACTTACTGACCAACGAGCAAAGCCGTGACAACAATCTTCAGTACAATCCTAAAACGATGGCTGAACTGAAAACTTTGGTAAAAAATGTAGATCTTCCTGCTTATCTTAAAAAAGTTGGTGTAAATACAGACAGAGTAATCATCAGTGAATTAGGTTATTATAAAAACTTTGATCAGCTGGTAAATGCGAAGACGCTTCCTGTGATCAAAGATTATCTTAAATTCCACATGATCAGCGGAAATGCATCTTATTTAAGTGAAAAATTAGGCAATGCAAAATTTGCTTTTTATGGTAAATATTTAAGAGGTCAGCAGGAGCAAAGAGCTTTAAACAAAAGAGGATTTGAATTAATCAATGGTTCTTTGGGTGAAGCTTTCGGTAAACTTTATGTTGAAAAATATTTTCCTGCTGAAGCAAAAGCTCAGATGGTTGAACTGATCGATTATTTAAAGAAAAGTTTCGTAGTTCACATTAACGGACTAAGCTGGATGTCTTCTACAACGAAGGTTAAAGCTTTGGAAAAATTAAATAAATTCACTGTAAAAGTGGCTTATCCAGATAAATGGAAAGATTATTCTAAATTGAAAATCACTCCGGAATCAAAAGGTGGAAATCTTTATGCCAACCTTCAGAACATTGGAGAATGGCAATACGGGAAAAGCCTGGAGAAAATAGGAAAACCGGTTGACAAAACCGAATGGGGAATGACGCCACAAACGGTAAATGCTTACTACAATCCGGTAAACAATGAGATCGTTTTCCCGGCTGCGATTCTACAACCACCTTTCTTCAATCCTAAAGCAGATGCTGCCGTGAATTTTGGTGGAATTGGTGCTGTAATCGGTCACGAAATCTCTCACGGATTCGACGATTCAGGTGCTCAGTTTGACGCTGACGGAAACTTAGTAGACTGGTGGACGCCGGAAGATAAAGCCAATTTTGAAAAAGCAACAAAAGCTTTGGCTGCTCAATATGATAAATACGAGCCTGTAAAAGGAACTTTCGTGAATGGAACGTTTACAAACGGTGAAAATATTGCAGATTTAGGTGGTGTAAATATCGCTTACGATGCATTGCAAATGTATCTGAAAGATAAAGGAAATCCGGGAACCATCAGCGGCTACACTCAGGATCAGAGATTTTTCCTGAGCTGGGCAACCGTTTGGAGAACTTTATCCAGCGAAAAATACATGATCAATCAGGTAAAAACAGACCCGCACTCTCCGGGATATTTCAGAAGTTTTGCACCTTTAATGAATGTGGATGCTTTCTACAAGGCGTTTGACGTAAAAAAAGGAGACAAATTATATAAGGCTCCTGAAGAAAGAATTAAGATTTGGTAA
- a CDS encoding CinA family nicotinamide mononucleotide deamidase-related protein, producing the protein MQNAVLITIGDEILSGNTVDTNSNFIATELKNIGIKVVQIFTISDEIEIIKNTLKSAFGIGDLVITTGGLGPTRDDKTKKAIADFFDDEIALDEKTFEHLKAYMEKRGRIEILERNREQAFVPTKSTVFQNHFGTAPCMMMEENGKIVFSLPGVPYEVKPLIKDQIIPYLKEKFSLNYLTTRIVSVVGIPESILADMIEDWELALPAHISLSYLPVGTRVKLRITASGDNENLLKHELEEVIQKLLPLIKPNVIATSEDKIEKILAEILNEKKLTLSTAESCTGGELAKLITSNPGSSKYFSGGIIPYDTQKKIDILNIKKETVDQYTVVSEEVAAEMAAGCQNLFKTDIALSTTGVAGPGKGEDGKDIGLVYYSIKIGDKTHNSKLFMPHLERLDFMHFTAQKVIQDLVSILISE; encoded by the coding sequence GGATACCAATTCAAATTTTATTGCTACCGAACTTAAAAACATCGGTATCAAAGTGGTACAGATTTTTACCATTTCTGATGAAATTGAAATCATTAAAAACACTTTGAAATCTGCATTCGGGATTGGCGATTTAGTCATAACAACCGGAGGTCTAGGACCAACAAGAGACGATAAAACCAAGAAAGCCATCGCTGATTTTTTTGATGATGAAATTGCTTTGGATGAGAAAACTTTTGAACATCTTAAAGCTTACATGGAAAAGCGCGGCAGAATAGAAATACTGGAAAGAAACCGCGAACAGGCTTTTGTTCCTACAAAATCTACGGTCTTCCAGAACCATTTCGGAACAGCTCCGTGTATGATGATGGAAGAAAATGGAAAAATTGTTTTTAGTCTGCCTGGCGTTCCTTATGAAGTGAAACCTTTAATAAAAGATCAGATCATTCCTTATTTAAAGGAAAAATTCAGCCTTAATTATCTTACGACAAGAATCGTTTCCGTTGTGGGAATTCCCGAAAGTATTTTAGCAGATATGATAGAGGATTGGGAGCTCGCTTTGCCTGCACATATTTCGCTTTCCTATCTTCCTGTCGGAACCCGTGTAAAATTGAGAATTACTGCGAGTGGCGATAACGAAAATCTACTAAAGCACGAATTGGAAGAGGTAATTCAAAAACTTTTACCTCTCATTAAACCGAATGTGATTGCCACTTCAGAAGATAAAATTGAAAAAATTCTTGCTGAAATTTTAAACGAAAAAAAACTGACATTATCTACTGCAGAAAGCTGTACGGGAGGCGAACTGGCAAAACTAATCACTTCAAATCCAGGCAGTTCAAAGTACTTTTCAGGTGGAATAATTCCTTACGATACTCAGAAAAAGATCGATATTTTAAATATAAAAAAAGAAACTGTCGATCAATACACCGTTGTGAGTGAGGAAGTTGCTGCGGAAATGGCGGCGGGTTGCCAAAATTTATTTAAAACAGATATCGCACTTTCCACGACTGGCGTTGCTGGTCCGGGAAAAGGTGAAGACGGAAAAGATATTGGTTTGGTTTATTATTCTATAAAAATCGGCGATAAAACTCACAATTCAAAACTGTTTATGCCTCATCTCGAAAGGCTTGATTTTATGCATTTCACAGCGCAGAAAGTGATCCAGGATTTGGTTTCAATTTTAATTTCTGAATAA